In one Carettochelys insculpta isolate YL-2023 chromosome 6, ASM3395843v1, whole genome shotgun sequence genomic region, the following are encoded:
- the LOC142015495 gene encoding calcitonin: MVMLKISSFLAVYALVMCQMDSCQATPLRPGLDSVTDRVTLSDYEARRLLNALVKEFVQMTAEDLEQATEENSLDRPISKRCASLSTCVLGKLSQELHKLQTYPRTDVGAGTPGKKRNVMNDLENERYANYGESLGSN; this comes from the exons ATGGTTATGCTGAAGATTTCGTCGTTCCTTGCTGTTTATGCCTTGGTTATGTGCCAGATGGACAGCTGCCAGGCAACTCCACTCAG ACCTGGCTTAGACTCCGTAACAGATCGAGTGACACTCAGTGACTATGAAGCTCGGAGGTTATTGAACGCGCTGGTAAAAGAATTTGTCCAGATGACAGCGGAAGACCTGGAACAAGCGACGGAGGAGAACAG CCTGGATAGACCTATTTCCAAACGCTGCGCCAGTCTGAGTACTTGTGTGCTGGGCAAACTGTCTCAAGAATTGCACAAATTGCAAACTTACCCTCGTACTGACGTCGGGGCTGGAACTCCTGGCAAGAAAAGGAATGTGATGAATGACCTGGAAAATGAACGCTATGCAAACTATGGGGAATCCCTGGGAAGCAACTAA